The Metabacillus litoralis genome contains a region encoding:
- a CDS encoding GAF domain-containing SpoIIE family protein phosphatase yields MSKLKKFEQAALNVMQLMSKTITARSFFVASTRNNRFKILEKFNLEGGCPIPRHVDEPVEMSYCHIVANNKKPLLVKDAENKEPFKSMAVTDAFSIGSYAGVPIYMQDGSVFGTLCALDPLPNSLSEKDISVLEMYASFISNTISLEEAYSKLKQYEEQITLELQLAKNIQTSFLSEKIDDERIEIDFLYTPSSHLSGDLCRWCKVKDGVYTAIVLDVMGHGVSSAMIGMAITPILKNIVNDVNSPYEVMCELNRLIKEWFQNNSKVTTFITGIYLVIDTNNNVIKYYNAGHPAGMLVNHNGTSEMLEEGGVPLGILDELPYVEASVTYQNPCEILLYSDGVLDHLIEKNDSQQLILALMDRYKEYVSNQVSIIPLLKDQVSRLKTLNDDICAVSISVK; encoded by the coding sequence ATGAGTAAATTAAAAAAGTTTGAACAAGCTGCTTTAAACGTCATGCAATTAATGAGTAAAACGATAACGGCTCGTTCATTTTTTGTCGCATCTACTAGAAATAACCGATTTAAAATACTAGAAAAATTCAATCTGGAAGGCGGATGTCCAATTCCTCGTCATGTGGACGAACCAGTCGAAATGTCGTACTGCCATATTGTGGCTAACAATAAAAAACCTTTATTAGTAAAAGATGCAGAAAATAAAGAGCCGTTTAAAAGTATGGCTGTAACAGATGCCTTTTCAATTGGATCATATGCAGGAGTGCCGATTTACATGCAAGATGGATCCGTATTTGGAACATTATGTGCCCTAGATCCCCTTCCTAATAGTTTAAGTGAAAAGGACATCTCTGTTTTGGAGATGTATGCAAGCTTTATCAGTAATACCATTAGTCTGGAAGAGGCATATTCAAAGCTAAAACAATATGAAGAACAAATAACACTAGAGCTGCAGTTAGCGAAGAACATTCAAACTTCTTTTTTAAGTGAAAAAATAGATGATGAACGGATAGAGATTGATTTCCTTTACACTCCTTCCTCCCATTTATCGGGAGATTTATGCCGATGGTGTAAAGTAAAGGATGGTGTGTACACAGCGATTGTCCTGGATGTTATGGGACATGGAGTTTCATCTGCAATGATTGGAATGGCGATTACACCTATTTTAAAAAATATTGTAAATGATGTGAACTCTCCTTATGAAGTAATGTGTGAGTTAAATCGTTTAATAAAAGAGTGGTTTCAGAATAATTCCAAGGTTACCACCTTTATAACAGGTATTTATCTAGTAATTGATACGAACAACAATGTGATTAAGTATTATAATGCCGGACACCCCGCAGGAATGCTAGTCAATCATAACGGAACTTCTGAGATGTTGGAGGAAGGTGGCGTACCATTAGGAATATTGGATGAGTTACCCTATGTAGAAGCGAGTGTAACCTATCAAAATCCATGTGAAATTCTCCTTTACTCGGATGGAGTACTTGATCATTTAATCGAAAAAAACGATTCGCAGCAACTTATTTTAGCATTAATGGATCGATATAAAGAGTATGTTAGCAATC
- a CDS encoding alpha/beta hydrolase, whose product MKKEYWLPMKDGHEIFVVKWSDETKKPRAVIQLSHGMAEHIKRYETFAQFLVSNGIYLVGNDHRGHGRTGEKSGNSGYFAENNGFEKVVEDLKEVYDHVREQYPSIPIFLMGHSMGSFLVRRFLQRFQTDIHGVILSGTGGNSPIALSIAKLLAKSQIKKYGSQAESKLLNRLTTGSYNKRFVNAETEFEWLSRDSQQIKNYMDDTYCGKPATTSFYYDLYDGLKRIQEDKEVKKVQKNIPFYLFSGDMDPVGNYSKGVSGLIKQMKKHGIVEIDCKIYKDGRHEMLNEVNRDEVFKDLLQWLQKQLNKK is encoded by the coding sequence TTGAAAAAAGAATACTGGTTACCAATGAAAGATGGACATGAAATTTTTGTTGTGAAATGGTCGGATGAAACAAAGAAACCAAGAGCAGTTATCCAGTTGTCACATGGAATGGCTGAACATATTAAACGTTATGAAACATTTGCTCAATTCTTAGTTTCTAATGGAATTTATTTGGTTGGAAATGATCATCGGGGACATGGACGAACAGGAGAAAAAAGTGGAAATAGTGGTTACTTTGCAGAAAATAATGGGTTTGAGAAAGTGGTAGAAGATTTAAAGGAAGTTTATGATCATGTTCGTGAGCAGTACCCCTCTATCCCTATATTTTTAATGGGTCATAGTATGGGCTCTTTTTTAGTTAGACGTTTTCTACAACGCTTTCAAACGGATATTCACGGTGTAATCTTGTCAGGTACAGGTGGGAACTCCCCCATTGCATTATCAATTGCGAAACTCCTTGCAAAGTCACAAATTAAAAAGTATGGTAGCCAGGCTGAGAGTAAATTGTTAAATCGATTAACAACTGGCAGTTATAATAAAAGGTTTGTAAATGCTGAAACAGAGTTTGAATGGTTGTCCCGTGATTCTCAACAAATAAAGAATTACATGGATGATACTTATTGTGGAAAACCGGCAACAACAAGCTTTTATTACGATCTATATGATGGACTTAAACGCATCCAGGAAGATAAAGAAGTAAAAAAGGTTCAAAAGAATATACCATTTTATCTTTTCAGCGGAGATATGGATCCTGTTGGAAACTATTCAAAAGGAGTATCAGGATTGATAAAACAAATGAAAAAGCATGGAATAGTTGAAATTGATTGTAAAATCTATAAAGATGGTCGTCATGAAATGTTAAACGAAGTAAATCGTGATGAAGTGTTTAAAGATCTTTTACAATGGCTGCAAAAACAATTGAATAAAAAGTGA
- a CDS encoding glycerol-3-phosphate dehydrogenase/oxidase: MKFSSITRGALLETMDKQEYDLLVIGGGITGAGIALDAVLRGMKVAVVEMQDFSAGTSSRSTKLVHGGLRYLKQFQVAMVAEVGKERAIVYENGPHVTTPEWMLLPIHQGGTFGTFTTSVALRFYDFLASVKKGERRKMLSAKDTLRKEPLLKKKGLKGGGYYVEYRTDDARLTIEVLKAAVQNGAHIVNYAKAVDLLYKDNKVSGATVMDMLTHTQYTISAKKVVNAAGPWVDDVRNKDYSRNNKQLRLTKGVHLVLDQSAFPLQQAVYFDTPDGRMVFAIPRDGKTYVGTTDTFFEEDTANPKMLAEDRDYILNSITYMFPNVKLSKEDVESSWAGVRPLIYEKGKDPSEISRKDEIWEADSGLITIAGGKLTGYRKMAESVVDLVSKRISESSQGVSFKRSQTKTYPISGGNVGGSKGFMAFIKKKEVEAVKYGFTKEEGHFLAKQYGSNVDLVFEYSNSYHSHEEMGLSRGVYAQLMYAIEHEMVVKPVDFFIRRTGALFFDRNWVITWKEKVILFMAKKLNWTEDQMKYYQVQLDQELKDAVTPVDER, translated from the coding sequence ATGAAGTTTTCAAGTATAACAAGAGGTGCACTTCTTGAAACGATGGATAAACAGGAATACGACTTGCTCGTTATTGGGGGAGGAATTACAGGGGCTGGGATTGCGTTGGATGCTGTCCTTCGCGGGATGAAGGTCGCAGTTGTTGAAATGCAGGATTTTTCTGCAGGAACATCGAGTCGTTCAACAAAACTTGTTCATGGTGGATTAAGATATTTAAAACAATTTCAAGTAGCGATGGTGGCTGAGGTTGGGAAAGAACGTGCAATTGTGTATGAAAATGGACCACATGTCACAACCCCTGAATGGATGCTGTTGCCGATACACCAAGGAGGAACCTTTGGCACATTCACTACCTCCGTTGCGTTACGATTTTATGATTTTTTAGCAAGTGTAAAAAAGGGAGAACGCCGTAAAATGTTGTCTGCAAAGGATACATTACGTAAAGAGCCGTTACTTAAGAAAAAGGGGTTAAAAGGTGGGGGCTATTATGTTGAATATCGAACAGATGATGCAAGGTTAACGATTGAAGTATTAAAGGCAGCTGTTCAAAATGGAGCTCATATCGTAAATTATGCAAAAGCAGTTGATCTTTTATATAAAGATAATAAAGTGTCAGGTGCGACAGTGATGGATATGCTCACACATACGCAATATACCATCTCAGCCAAGAAAGTTGTAAATGCAGCTGGTCCTTGGGTGGATGATGTACGGAACAAGGATTATTCGAGAAATAACAAACAGCTCCGTTTAACTAAAGGAGTTCACTTAGTACTTGATCAATCTGCTTTTCCCCTTCAGCAAGCTGTTTATTTTGATACACCAGACGGCCGAATGGTTTTTGCTATTCCACGTGATGGGAAAACGTATGTAGGGACAACAGATACATTTTTCGAGGAAGACACAGCCAATCCAAAAATGCTTGCAGAAGACCGAGATTATATTTTAAACAGCATAACGTATATGTTTCCGAATGTGAAATTATCAAAGGAAGATGTTGAATCAAGCTGGGCTGGAGTGCGTCCATTGATTTACGAAAAAGGAAAAGACCCTTCTGAGATTTCTCGTAAGGATGAGATTTGGGAAGCTGACAGTGGGCTTATAACAATTGCTGGTGGAAAATTAACAGGCTATCGAAAAATGGCTGAGTCAGTAGTGGATCTCGTTTCAAAGAGAATCAGTGAATCCTCACAGGGCGTTTCCTTCAAACGTTCTCAAACGAAAACATATCCAATCTCAGGTGGTAATGTTGGCGGTTCGAAGGGATTTATGGCTTTTATTAAGAAAAAAGAGGTAGAAGCAGTTAAATACGGTTTTACGAAAGAAGAAGGTCATTTTTTAGCAAAGCAATACGGATCAAATGTGGATTTAGTTTTTGAGTACAGCAATAGCTATCATAGTCATGAGGAAATGGGTTTATCAAGGGGTGTATATGCTCAGCTTATGTACGCCATCGAGCATGAAATGGTGGTGAAGCCGGTTGATTTCTTTATCCGCCGGACAGGAGCTTTATTTTTTGATCGTAACTGGGTGATTACCTGGAAGGAAAAAGTGATCCTGTTCATGGCAAAAAAATTAAATTGGACGGAAGATCAAATGAAGTATTATCAGGTACAATTAGATCAAGAATTAAAAGATGCTGTTACACCGGTAGATGAAAGGTAG
- a CDS encoding glycerol-3-phosphate responsive antiterminator: MQKILPAFSSIKQFEKFLQSDYEIGIFLETHISQLGNFHKLAEQHHKKLIYHVDLIHGLKNDDYAAEYICQEFDPYGLISTKSNVILKAKQKGVVAIQRMFLIDSHALERSYRLLEKTKPDYIEVLPGAMPWMIQEVKERTKTKILAGGLIRTPEEVEKALEAGADAITTSKRELWKFSK, encoded by the coding sequence ATGCAAAAAATTTTACCGGCTTTTTCCTCAATCAAACAGTTTGAGAAATTTTTACAAAGTGATTATGAGATCGGAATATTCCTTGAAACTCACATTTCTCAATTAGGCAATTTTCATAAATTAGCAGAGCAGCATCATAAAAAGTTGATTTACCATGTTGATTTAATACATGGGCTGAAAAATGATGATTATGCTGCTGAATACATATGCCAGGAGTTTGATCCGTATGGTCTTATTTCTACAAAATCTAATGTGATTTTAAAAGCAAAGCAAAAGGGTGTTGTCGCCATTCAACGAATGTTTTTAATTGATTCACATGCTTTGGAAAGAAGCTATCGTTTACTTGAAAAAACAAAGCCTGATTACATTGAGGTGCTCCCAGGGGCAATGCCGTGGATGATTCAAGAGGTAAAGGAACGAACAAAAACAAAGATTCTTGCCGGAGGTCTTATTCGGACACCGGAAGAAGTGGAAAAGGCACTTGAGGCGGGTGCTGATGCGATTACCACTTCTAAAAGAGAGCTATGGAAATTCAGCAAGTAG
- a CDS encoding Fur-regulated basic protein FbpA, producing MGEIFKKAIRLKKEQVIQQLLRLDYYKSSDNRQLYELTLSELESEYKAVTGHHVHSGLR from the coding sequence ATGGGTGAAATCTTTAAAAAAGCAATTCGCTTGAAAAAGGAACAGGTCATTCAGCAATTGTTAAGGCTAGATTACTATAAATCTTCAGATAATCGTCAATTATATGAACTAACTCTTAGTGAGTTGGAGAGTGAGTATAAAGCAGTAACGGGACATCATGTGCATAGCGGATTAAGGTGA
- a CDS encoding aldehyde dehydrogenase, with protein MTQIKEQSLTTVENTVRRQKEFFRKGQTKSKDFRVNMLKKLAEQIRKNEEKICIALKRDLNKSETEAYVTEIGFLLEEISFTLKHIHKWMKPEKVKTAKTHIGSKGFKVAEPYGVTLIIAPWNYPFQLQLAPLIGAIAAGNTAVLKPSELTPHTSKLLAEMIKDTFSSEYIAVLEGGVETTTYLLDQELDYIFFTGSVPVGKVVMEAAAKRLIPITLELGGKSPCIVDETANIELAAKRIAFGKFINAGQTCIAPDYLFVHKKVKDLFLTEIKKVIVDFYGDKPLENEEFTRIVNNRHFQRLKNYLSDGSLLFGGDTDETSLKIEPTLLEPKSMASGVMTDEIFGPIFPVLEYENIRTVIDFVTDRPKPLALYLFTTSEEMEKKVTESISFGGGCINDTLMHIATPYLPFGGVGESGMGTYHGQSSFTAFSHYKSVLKQTNRFDFHFRYPNAKNGLKLMKRLMK; from the coding sequence ATGACACAGATAAAGGAGCAATCACTTACTACAGTCGAAAATACTGTAAGAAGGCAAAAGGAATTTTTTCGCAAAGGACAAACAAAATCAAAAGATTTTCGAGTGAATATGCTAAAGAAGCTTGCTGAACAAATTAGAAAAAATGAAGAGAAGATATGCATCGCTCTCAAACGGGATTTAAATAAATCAGAAACAGAGGCCTATGTCACTGAGATCGGATTTCTTTTAGAGGAAATAAGCTTTACATTAAAACATATTCATAAATGGATGAAGCCGGAAAAAGTAAAAACAGCCAAAACACATATTGGCTCAAAGGGGTTTAAAGTGGCAGAACCATATGGAGTAACGCTTATTATAGCTCCATGGAATTATCCTTTTCAGCTACAACTAGCTCCTTTAATTGGTGCAATTGCAGCAGGAAACACAGCGGTATTAAAACCTTCAGAATTAACCCCGCACACTTCAAAATTGCTTGCTGAAATGATAAAAGACACCTTTTCTTCTGAATACATAGCTGTACTTGAAGGTGGTGTTGAAACGACGACTTATTTACTAGATCAAGAGCTTGATTATATCTTTTTTACAGGAAGTGTCCCTGTTGGAAAAGTCGTAATGGAAGCTGCTGCAAAACGATTAATTCCAATTACACTTGAATTGGGTGGAAAAAGTCCTTGTATCGTAGATGAAACAGCAAATATTGAATTGGCTGCAAAACGGATTGCCTTTGGTAAATTTATTAATGCAGGTCAGACCTGTATTGCTCCTGATTATTTATTTGTTCATAAGAAAGTTAAAGATTTGTTCCTAACTGAAATTAAGAAGGTTATTGTAGATTTTTATGGAGATAAACCATTAGAAAATGAGGAGTTTACAAGAATTGTAAATAATCGTCATTTTCAACGATTAAAGAACTATTTGTCTGACGGCTCACTATTATTTGGAGGCGACACTGACGAGACAAGCTTGAAAATAGAGCCAACCCTGTTAGAACCGAAGAGTATGGCTTCTGGTGTTATGACAGACGAAATCTTCGGACCAATCTTCCCTGTGCTTGAATATGAAAATATCCGTACTGTGATTGATTTTGTAACAGATCGTCCTAAGCCGTTAGCTTTGTATTTATTTACGACATCTGAAGAAATGGAGAAGAAGGTAACAGAATCTATTTCATTCGGTGGTGGATGTATTAACGACACACTTATGCATATTGCCACCCCGTATCTTCCTTTTGGAGGTGTCGGAGAAAGCGGTATGGGTACCTACCATGGTCAATCGAGCTTTACAGCATTTTCACATTATAAAAGTGTCCTCAAACAAACAAATCGATTTGACTTTCATTTTCGATATCCTAATGCAAAAAATGGGTTGAAATTAATGAAGAGGTTAATGAAATAA
- a CDS encoding MFS transporter has protein sequence MKVCFRRYRVISVIKVSVYDHMLFIIITFIYWFSLYIYVPVFVSYLDFLGGTYTLVGFIVGSYGIMQILLRLPVGIISDRLQIRKPFVMIGLITGVISCFGFALTESLGFALLARFVSGVTASMWVAFTVLYASYFKQEDTTKAMGNVQFITVSSQLISMGLSGYLVSHWGWKAPFWLGGVIGTIGIILSLQVREVSGEKNTKKIEKHELTEVFREKIVLKAAILSAIAHAVLFITMFGFTPDYALTIGAESETLLFLVFSFMIPHAIAPIVTGSYLIARFQKWTILMIGFLGTCIFSAIIPFISSLPILYVSQALNGCAQGMTIPLLMGMAIQTIPNNKRATAMGLFQAIYALGIFLGPFIAGLFSHEGAYVSVFLTAGGAGFIGMILSMKWGLMNTTVQGKRAQSL, from the coding sequence ATGAAAGTTTGTTTTAGGAGGTATCGTGTTATAAGCGTTATTAAAGTTTCAGTCTATGACCATATGTTATTTATTATCATAACCTTTATCTATTGGTTCTCTCTGTATATTTATGTTCCAGTGTTTGTTTCTTATTTGGACTTCTTAGGTGGGACTTATACATTAGTAGGGTTTATCGTTGGCAGTTATGGGATCATGCAAATTTTACTACGTCTTCCGGTAGGGATTATTTCAGATCGACTACAAATTCGAAAGCCGTTTGTCATGATCGGACTCATTACAGGGGTTATTAGCTGCTTTGGTTTTGCTTTGACAGAAAGCCTTGGCTTTGCGTTATTAGCCAGGTTTGTTTCAGGAGTAACTGCTTCGATGTGGGTGGCTTTTACTGTATTATATGCTAGTTATTTTAAACAAGAAGACACAACAAAGGCTATGGGTAATGTCCAGTTTATAACTGTATCATCCCAACTAATTAGTATGGGGCTAAGTGGTTATCTTGTTAGTCATTGGGGTTGGAAGGCACCTTTTTGGTTAGGTGGAGTTATTGGTACGATAGGGATTATACTTTCCTTACAAGTGAGAGAGGTAAGTGGTGAAAAGAATACTAAGAAGATTGAAAAACACGAACTGACAGAAGTTTTTAGAGAAAAGATTGTGTTAAAAGCAGCCATTTTATCTGCAATTGCTCATGCAGTCTTATTTATTACGATGTTTGGCTTTACCCCTGATTATGCTCTAACAATAGGTGCCGAAAGTGAAACATTGCTTTTTCTTGTGTTTAGTTTCATGATACCACATGCTATTGCACCGATTGTGACAGGTAGCTATTTGATTGCTCGTTTTCAAAAATGGACAATATTAATGATAGGCTTTTTAGGTACATGTATATTTTCTGCTATAATACCGTTTATCAGCAGTCTACCTATTCTATATGTATCTCAAGCTTTAAATGGATGTGCACAAGGAATGACGATACCATTATTAATGGGCATGGCCATTCAAACGATTCCAAACAATAAACGTGCAACTGCAATGGGTCTCTTTCAAGCAATTTATGCGTTAGGTATTTTTCTTGGTCCATTTATTGCGGGTCTGTTTAGTCATGAAGGTGCCTATGTTTCAGTGTTTTTAACGGCTGGTGGAGCTGGATTCATAGGGATGATCTTATCAATGAAATGGGGACTTATGAACACTACTGTGCAAGGCAAGCGAGCACAGTCACTGTAA
- a CDS encoding undecaprenyl-diphosphate phosphatase, producing the protein MDILTLLKAVILGLVEGLTEFAPVSSTGHMIIVDDMWLQSEDFLGKYVANTFKIVIQLGSILAVVVVFKDRFIQMLGLGRLSKKTAESTEGTRRLKLTQVIVGLIPAGVLGVLFEDYIDEHLFSITTVLIGLVVGAVLMIAADLFGPKEVKIETVDQITYKQAFSVGLIQCLSLWPGFSRSGSTISGGVLLGMSHRAAADFTFIMAVPIMAGASAISLLKNWQYFSIEAMPFFIAGFISAFVFALLSIRFFLKLINKIKLMPFAIYRILLVIVIWIVYF; encoded by the coding sequence ATGGATATTCTTACACTCTTAAAGGCTGTTATACTTGGCTTAGTAGAAGGGTTAACTGAATTTGCACCCGTTTCTTCAACTGGTCATATGATTATTGTCGACGATATGTGGTTACAATCGGAAGATTTTTTAGGTAAATATGTAGCAAATACGTTTAAAATTGTTATACAACTAGGCTCCATTTTAGCTGTAGTGGTCGTCTTTAAGGACCGCTTTATCCAAATGTTGGGTTTAGGTAGATTGAGCAAAAAAACAGCTGAATCTACGGAAGGAACAAGACGTTTAAAGCTTACTCAAGTCATTGTAGGCTTAATCCCAGCCGGTGTGCTAGGTGTTCTTTTCGAGGATTATATTGATGAACATTTATTTTCTATTACAACTGTGTTAATCGGTTTAGTTGTTGGGGCAGTCTTAATGATCGCAGCCGATCTTTTTGGTCCAAAGGAAGTAAAAATTGAGACAGTTGATCAAATTACTTATAAACAAGCATTTTCTGTTGGATTAATACAATGTCTTTCATTATGGCCTGGATTTTCACGTTCTGGATCAACCATTTCAGGAGGAGTTCTACTCGGAATGAGCCACCGTGCTGCAGCTGATTTTACTTTTATTATGGCAGTACCAATCATGGCGGGAGCAAGCGCGATCTCTCTTTTGAAAAACTGGCAATACTTTTCTATTGAAGCCATGCCATTTTTTATCGCAGGATTTATTAGTGCCTTTGTATTTGCTCTTCTTTCAATTCGCTTTTTCCTAAAGCTCATTAATAAAATCAAGTTAATGCCCTTTGCGATTTATCGAATTTTATTAGTTATTGTGATATGGATTGTATACTTTTAA